The Enterobacter asburiae genome window below encodes:
- a CDS encoding CoA pyrophosphatase: MEKENLTLDDFLSRFQLLRPQVNREALNQRQAAVLIPVVRRAQPGLLLTQRSPHLRKHAGQVAFPGGAVDSSDASLIAAALREAQEEVAIPPEAVEVIGVLPPVDSVTGFQVTPVVGIIPPGLQYHASVDEVSAVFEMPLEEALRLSRYHPLDIHRRGHDHRVWLSWYQHYFVWGMTAGIIRELALQIGLKP, encoded by the coding sequence GTGGAAAAAGAGAACCTGACGCTTGACGATTTTTTATCTCGCTTTCAGCTATTACGACCGCAGGTCAACCGCGAGGCGCTGAACCAGCGTCAGGCGGCCGTACTGATCCCGGTCGTGCGTCGCGCGCAGCCGGGCCTGCTGCTCACCCAGCGTTCTCCCCATTTACGTAAGCACGCGGGTCAGGTCGCCTTTCCGGGTGGCGCAGTAGACAGCTCCGACGCCTCGCTGATTGCCGCCGCGCTGCGGGAAGCGCAGGAAGAGGTTGCCATTCCGCCGGAGGCCGTGGAGGTCATCGGCGTGCTGCCGCCCGTCGACAGCGTTACCGGTTTTCAGGTCACGCCGGTGGTGGGCATTATCCCGCCCGGCCTGCAGTATCATGCCAGCGTCGATGAGGTGTCTGCGGTGTTTGAAATGCCGCTTGAAGAGGCGCTCCGGCTAAGCCGTTATCATCCGCTGGATATCCATCGTCGCGGGCATGACCATCGGGTCTGGTTGTCCTGGTATCAGCATTATTTTGTCTGGGGCATGACGGCGGGCATCATTCGCGAACTGGCGCTGCAAATCGGCCTGAAACCTTGA
- the sdaA gene encoding L-serine ammonia-lyase, producing MISIFDMFKVGIGPSSSHTVGPMKAGKQFVDDLVEKGLLESVTRVAVDVYGSLSLTGKGHHTDIAIIMGLAGNMPDTVDIDAIPAFIRDVETRGRLLLANGQQEVDFPQDDGMRFRSDNLPLHENGMTIHAYSGEKEIYSKTYYSIGGGFIVDEEHFGKDSVGDVSVPYPFKSATEMLGYCKETGLSLSGMVMQNELALHSKKDIEDYFANVWQTMRACIDRGMNTEGVLPGPLRVPRRASALRRMLVTTDKFSNDPMNVVDWVNMFALAVNEENAAGGRVVTAPTNGACGIVPAVLAYYDHFIEPVTPDIYIRYFLAAGAIGALYKMNASISGAEVGCQGEVGVACSMAAAGLAELLGASPEQVCVAAEIGMEHNLGLTCDPVAGQVQVPCIERNAIASVKAINASRMAMRRTSEPRVSLDKVIETMYETGKDMNAKYRETSRGGLAIKVQCD from the coding sequence GTGATTAGTATATTCGACATGTTCAAAGTGGGAATTGGCCCTTCGTCTTCCCATACTGTTGGCCCGATGAAGGCCGGTAAACAGTTCGTCGATGATCTGGTCGAAAAAGGATTACTGGAAAGCGTTACCCGTGTCGCCGTGGATGTTTACGGCTCGCTGTCATTAACGGGTAAAGGCCACCACACCGATATCGCCATTATTATGGGTCTGGCAGGCAATATGCCGGATACCGTAGATATTGATGCCATCCCGGCATTCATCCGCGACGTGGAAACACGCGGCCGCCTGCTGCTGGCAAACGGCCAGCAGGAAGTCGATTTCCCGCAGGATGACGGCATGCGTTTTCGCAGCGACAACCTGCCGCTGCATGAAAACGGCATGACCATTCACGCTTACAGCGGTGAAAAAGAGATTTACAGCAAAACGTACTACTCCATCGGCGGTGGCTTCATCGTGGATGAAGAGCATTTTGGCAAAGACAGCGTCGGCGACGTCAGCGTACCGTACCCGTTCAAATCGGCTACTGAAATGCTGGGCTACTGCAAAGAGACCGGTCTTTCACTGTCCGGCATGGTGATGCAGAACGAACTGGCCCTGCACAGCAAAAAAGATATTGAAGACTATTTTGCGAACGTCTGGCAAACCATGCGCGCCTGTATCGACCGCGGGATGAACACCGAAGGCGTTCTGCCGGGTCCACTGCGCGTACCGCGTCGTGCCTCTGCCCTGCGCCGTATGCTGGTGACCACGGACAAGTTCTCCAATGACCCGATGAACGTGGTCGACTGGGTAAACATGTTTGCCCTGGCGGTTAACGAAGAGAACGCCGCCGGTGGCCGCGTCGTGACGGCGCCAACCAACGGTGCGTGCGGTATCGTTCCGGCAGTGCTGGCCTATTACGATCACTTTATTGAGCCCGTGACGCCGGACATCTATATCCGCTATTTCCTGGCGGCAGGTGCCATCGGTGCGCTGTACAAAATGAACGCCTCCATCTCCGGCGCGGAAGTGGGATGTCAGGGTGAAGTCGGCGTTGCCTGCTCCATGGCGGCGGCGGGTCTGGCAGAGCTGCTGGGCGCAAGCCCTGAGCAGGTCTGCGTAGCGGCGGAAATCGGTATGGAACATAACCTCGGCCTGACCTGTGACCCGGTCGCGGGCCAGGTGCAGGTGCCGTGCATCGAGCGTAACGCGATTGCCTCGGTGAAAGCCATCAACGCCTCACGTATGGCGATGCGCCGTACCAGCGAACCTCGCGTATCGCTGGATAAGGTGATTGAAACTATGTACGAAACCGGCAAGGACATGAACGCGAAATACCGCGAGACGTCCCGCGGTGGCCTGGCCATTAAGGTGCAGTGCGACTAA
- a CDS encoding EAL domain-containing protein translates to MQTAQTIIKNYRRKRVIVCVTVALLTLILTLGIRFISQRNVNQQRILDFTSHTVRALDNVLLSLENRRSVLQPLVGQPCPQAHLALRKQAAILQTVRSIALINEGILYCSSIFGSRNVPVRDFLKELPASTAKLILSTDQWLLKDSPILVQWYPVSQDGEAGVIEIINIDLIAKMILEPQRPLINDVALTVGDRFLRYGQRVSDSLTFDEEGSLFQQSSTRNPFTITVSGPGSGELALKSLPAQLPLGLMLSLLLGYLAWLATANRMSFTWEIDMGIAAREFELFCQPLVNARTQACTGVEILLRWNNPRQGWITPEVFIPLAEEHNQIVPLTRYVIAETVRQIGYFPSSAGFHIGINVAASHFRHAVLIQDLNRLWFSASPRQQLVIELTERDALLDADYRIVRELHRKGVKLAIDDFGTGNSSLSWLEKLHPDVLKIDQSFTTAIGTDAVNSTVTDMIIALGQRLNIELVAEGVETEEQARYLRRHGVPVLQGFFYARPMPLRDFPKWLAGSASPPAHHNGHIVPLMPLR, encoded by the coding sequence ATGCAAACTGCACAAACGATCATTAAAAACTATCGCCGAAAACGCGTTATCGTCTGTGTCACGGTTGCGCTCCTCACGCTCATCCTGACGTTAGGCATTCGCTTTATTTCACAGCGCAATGTTAACCAACAGCGGATCCTCGATTTTACCAGCCACACCGTTCGCGCCCTTGATAACGTCCTGCTTTCTTTAGAGAACCGCCGCAGCGTGCTGCAGCCCCTGGTGGGGCAGCCCTGCCCGCAGGCGCACCTGGCGCTGCGAAAGCAGGCCGCCATTTTGCAGACGGTACGCTCCATCGCCCTGATTAACGAGGGTATCCTGTATTGCTCAAGTATTTTCGGGAGCCGCAACGTGCCCGTTCGCGACTTCCTGAAAGAACTCCCCGCCAGCACGGCAAAGCTGATTTTATCGACCGACCAGTGGCTGCTTAAAGATAGCCCGATATTGGTCCAGTGGTATCCCGTCTCACAGGACGGTGAAGCTGGCGTTATCGAAATCATCAATATCGATCTGATCGCCAAAATGATCCTCGAGCCCCAGCGCCCGCTCATCAATGACGTGGCGCTGACCGTAGGCGATCGCTTTCTGCGCTATGGACAACGCGTCAGCGACAGCCTGACCTTTGATGAGGAAGGTTCTCTTTTCCAGCAATCGTCAACCCGAAACCCTTTCACCATTACGGTCAGCGGGCCAGGCTCTGGAGAGTTAGCCTTAAAAAGCCTGCCAGCCCAGCTGCCGCTTGGACTCATGCTCAGCCTGCTGCTGGGCTATCTCGCCTGGCTGGCAACGGCAAACCGGATGAGCTTTACGTGGGAGATCGATATGGGCATTGCGGCGCGGGAATTTGAGCTTTTCTGCCAGCCGCTGGTGAATGCCCGCACCCAGGCGTGCACCGGCGTGGAAATCCTGCTGCGCTGGAATAACCCCCGTCAGGGTTGGATCACCCCGGAGGTATTTATCCCTCTGGCAGAAGAACATAACCAGATTGTCCCTCTGACCCGCTACGTCATCGCCGAAACGGTGCGCCAGATAGGCTACTTTCCTTCCAGCGCCGGTTTTCACATCGGTATTAACGTCGCCGCCAGCCATTTCCGTCACGCGGTGTTGATACAGGACCTTAATCGCCTCTGGTTCAGCGCCAGTCCGCGCCAGCAGCTGGTGATTGAACTCACGGAACGGGATGCGCTGCTGGATGCGGATTATCGCATCGTGCGCGAGCTGCATCGCAAAGGGGTGAAGCTAGCCATCGACGATTTTGGTACCGGGAACAGCTCCCTCTCCTGGCTCGAAAAGCTGCACCCGGACGTGCTGAAAATTGACCAGTCGTTTACCACCGCCATCGGCACCGACGCCGTGAACTCGACGGTAACGGATATGATTATTGCGCTGGGACAGCGGCTGAATATCGAACTGGTTGCTGAAGGGGTCGAGACGGAGGAGCAGGCGCGCTACTTGCGCCGCCATGGCGTACCTGTCCTGCAGGGGTTTTTCTATGCGCGGCCCATGCCGCTACGGGATTTTCCGAAGTGGCTGGCGGGGAGCGCGTCCCCGCCAGCGCATCATAACGGGCACATCGTGCCCTTAATGCCGCTGCGCTAA
- a CDS encoding protein YoaL produces MFSLRLIVQEYRATAHYMDRHRRQSSARPFRALFTGDPRHVSTLFTSVLPALSGAPFRHSFSRSLSWNS; encoded by the coding sequence ATGTTTAGCCTCCGTTTAATAGTTCAGGAGTATAGGGCTACAGCCCACTATATGGACCGTCACCGACGTCAGTCATCTGCCAGGCCATTTCGCGCCTTATTCACCGGCGATCCTCGCCACGTATCGACTCTGTTTACCTCTGTTTTGCCCGCGTTGAGTGGGGCACCGTTTCGTCATTCCTTTAGCAGGAGCTTGTCATGGAATTCTTAA
- the manX gene encoding PTS mannose transporter subunit IIAB has product MTIAIVIGTHGWAAEQLLKTAEMLLGEQENVGWIDFVPGENAETLIEKYNAQLAKLDTSKGVLFLVDTWGGSPFNAASRIVVDKEHYEVVAGVNIPMLVETFMARDDNPAFDELVALAVETGREGVKALKAQPVEKPAPAPAASPKAAAPAKPMGPNDYMVIGLARIDDRLIHGQVATRWTKETNVRRIIVVSDEVAADTVRKTLLTQVAPPGVTAHVVDVAKMIRVYNNPKYAGERVMLLFTNPTDVERIVEGGVKITSVNIGGMAFRQGKTQVNNAISVDAKDIEAFNKLNARGIELEARKVSTDQKLKMMDLIGKVGK; this is encoded by the coding sequence GTGACCATTGCTATTGTCATAGGCACACATGGTTGGGCTGCTGAGCAGCTACTCAAAACGGCAGAGATGCTGTTGGGCGAGCAGGAAAACGTCGGCTGGATCGATTTCGTTCCCGGTGAAAACGCCGAGACGCTGATAGAGAAGTACAACGCTCAACTCGCGAAGCTGGATACCAGCAAAGGCGTGCTGTTTCTCGTTGATACATGGGGCGGCAGCCCGTTCAATGCCGCCAGCCGCATTGTCGTCGATAAAGAGCACTATGAAGTTGTCGCCGGGGTTAATATTCCCATGCTGGTGGAAACCTTCATGGCTCGCGACGACAATCCGGCGTTCGATGAGCTGGTGGCGCTGGCCGTTGAAACCGGTCGCGAAGGGGTAAAAGCCCTGAAGGCGCAGCCAGTTGAAAAACCCGCCCCTGCGCCTGCAGCGTCACCAAAAGCGGCAGCACCGGCAAAACCGATGGGCCCGAACGATTACATGGTCATCGGCCTGGCGCGTATTGATGACCGCTTAATCCACGGCCAGGTCGCCACGCGCTGGACCAAAGAGACCAACGTTCGACGCATTATCGTGGTCAGCGACGAAGTGGCCGCCGATACCGTTCGTAAAACCCTTCTGACTCAGGTTGCTCCTCCTGGCGTTACCGCGCACGTCGTGGATGTCGCCAAGATGATCCGCGTGTACAACAACCCGAAATACGCGGGTGAACGCGTGATGCTCCTGTTCACTAACCCGACAGACGTTGAGCGCATTGTTGAAGGCGGCGTGAAAATCACCTCTGTGAACATTGGTGGTATGGCATTCCGTCAGGGCAAAACGCAGGTCAACAACGCCATTTCAGTCGATGCGAAAGATATCGAGGCATTCAACAAGCTGAATGCGCGCGGTATTGAACTGGAAGCCCGTAAGGTTTCCACGGATCAAAAACTGAAAATGATGGATTTGATCGGCAAAGTTGGGAAATAA
- the manY gene encoding PTS mannose transporter subunit IIC, translating to MEITTLQIVLVFVVACIAGMESVLDEFQFHRPLVACTLIGAVLGDMKTGIIIGGTLEMIALGWMNIGAAVAPDAALASIISTVLVIAGHQSIGAGIALAIPLAAAGQVLTIIVRTITVAFQHAADKAAENGNLTALSWIHVSSLFLQAMRIAIPAVIVAISVGTSEVQSMLNAIPEVVTGGLNIAGGMIVVVGYAMVINMMRAGYLMPFFYLGFVTAAFTNFNLVALGVIGAVMAILYIQLSPKYNRVAGAPAQAAGNNDLDNELD from the coding sequence ATGGAGATTACCACTCTTCAGATTGTGCTGGTGTTCGTCGTCGCATGTATTGCGGGTATGGAATCCGTACTTGATGAATTTCAGTTCCACCGCCCTCTGGTGGCCTGTACGCTGATTGGGGCCGTTCTGGGTGACATGAAAACCGGTATCATCATCGGTGGTACCCTGGAAATGATAGCCCTGGGCTGGATGAACATCGGCGCAGCGGTTGCGCCCGATGCCGCTCTGGCCTCTATCATTTCGACCGTTCTGGTTATTGCCGGTCACCAGAGTATTGGTGCCGGTATCGCGCTGGCGATCCCGCTGGCAGCAGCTGGCCAGGTTCTGACCATCATCGTTCGTACTATTACCGTAGCCTTCCAGCACGCAGCGGATAAGGCGGCCGAAAACGGCAACCTCACGGCACTGTCGTGGATCCACGTATCATCCCTGTTCCTGCAGGCGATGCGTATCGCGATCCCGGCGGTTATCGTGGCGATCTCTGTTGGTACCAGTGAAGTGCAGAGCATGCTGAACGCCATTCCAGAAGTGGTCACCGGCGGTCTGAACATCGCGGGCGGTATGATCGTAGTTGTCGGTTATGCGATGGTCATCAACATGATGCGCGCAGGCTACCTGATGCCGTTCTTCTACCTCGGCTTCGTGACCGCTGCCTTCACCAACTTCAACCTGGTTGCACTGGGTGTGATTGGCGCGGTGATGGCGATTCTCTACATCCAGCTCAGCCCGAAATATAACCGCGTCGCGGGTGCCCCAGCGCAGGCTGCTGGTAACAACGATCTCGATAACGAACTGGACTAA
- a CDS encoding PTS mannose transporter subunit IID, giving the protein MVDMTKTTTEKKLTPGDIRGVFIRSNLFQGSWNFERMQALGFCFSMVPAIKRLYPENNEARRQAIKRHLEFFNTHPYVAAPVLGVTLAMEEQRANGAEIDDGAINGIKVGLMGPLAGVGDPIFWGTVRPVFAALGAGIAMSGSLLGPLLFFILFNAVRLLTRYYGVAYGYRKGVDIVKDMGGGFLQKLTEGASILGLFVMGALVNKWTHVNIPLVVSTITGQDGQTRVTTVQTILDQLMPGLVPLLLTFACMWLLRKKVNPLWIIVGFFVIGIAGYAVGLLGL; this is encoded by the coding sequence ATGGTTGATATGACAAAAACTACCACTGAGAAAAAACTCACTCCGGGTGATATTCGTGGCGTGTTCATCCGTTCTAACCTGTTTCAGGGTTCATGGAACTTCGAACGTATGCAGGCGCTGGGTTTCTGCTTCTCCATGGTGCCAGCGATCAAGCGCCTGTACCCGGAAAACAACGAAGCGCGCCGTCAGGCGATCAAGCGTCACCTGGAATTCTTTAACACCCATCCTTACGTAGCGGCTCCGGTTCTGGGCGTAACGCTGGCGATGGAAGAACAGCGTGCGAACGGCGCAGAGATTGACGATGGTGCCATCAACGGTATCAAAGTCGGCCTGATGGGGCCGCTGGCCGGTGTCGGTGACCCTATCTTCTGGGGTACCGTGCGTCCGGTCTTCGCGGCGCTGGGTGCCGGTATCGCGATGAGCGGCAGCCTGCTTGGCCCGCTGCTGTTCTTCATCCTGTTCAACGCCGTGCGCCTGCTGACCCGTTACTACGGTGTGGCCTACGGTTACCGTAAAGGGGTGGACATCGTTAAGGACATGGGCGGCGGCTTCCTGCAGAAACTGACTGAGGGGGCGTCAATCCTCGGCCTGTTTGTCATGGGGGCGCTGGTTAACAAGTGGACGCACGTGAACATCCCGCTGGTGGTATCGACCATCACCGGTCAGGATGGTCAGACGCGCGTCACCACCGTGCAGACGATTCTGGACCAGCTGATGCCTGGCCTGGTACCGCTGCTGTTAACCTTCGCCTGCATGTGGCTGCTGCGTAAGAAAGTGAACCCGCTGTGGATTATCGTTGGCTTCTTCGTCATCGGTATCGCGGGCTACGCTGTCGGCCTGCTGGGTCTGTAA
- a CDS encoding DUF986 family protein, with translation MTVTDIVLVLFIAALLAYAIYDEFIMPRRHGETLLSLPLLRRGRVDAFIFAGLIAILIYNNVTGHGAILTTWLLCALALMAVYLFWIRTPKIIFKSRGFFFANVWIEYNRIKEMNLSEDGVLVMQLEQRRLLVRVKNIDDLEKIYNLLVKTQ, from the coding sequence ATGACTGTCACGGACATCGTACTGGTTTTATTTATTGCTGCCCTTCTGGCTTACGCGATCTATGACGAATTCATCATGCCCCGCCGTCACGGCGAGACGCTGCTCTCCCTTCCCCTTCTGCGACGCGGGCGCGTGGATGCGTTTATCTTCGCGGGTCTCATCGCTATTCTTATTTACAATAACGTCACCGGCCATGGTGCAATATTAACCACATGGTTATTATGTGCGCTGGCATTAATGGCGGTTTATCTGTTCTGGATCCGCACGCCGAAAATCATTTTTAAATCCCGCGGATTTTTCTTCGCCAATGTGTGGATAGAATATAACCGTATTAAAGAGATGAATTTATCCGAAGACGGTGTGCTGGTGATGCAATTAGAACAACGCCGCCTGCTTGTTCGGGTGAAGAATATTGACGACCTGGAAAAGATTTACAATTTACTCGTTAAAACTCAATGA
- the mntP gene encoding manganese efflux pump MntP yields MNISATILLAFGMSMDAFAASIGKGATLHKPKFSEALRTGLIFGAIETLTPLIGWGLGMLASQFVLEWNHWIAFVLLVFLGGRMVIEGFRGGDDEDEEPQHRHGFWLLVTTAIATSLDAMAVGVGLAFLQVNIIATALAIGCATLIMSTLGMMVGRFIGPLLGKRAEILGGIVLIGIGAQILWAHFAG; encoded by the coding sequence ATGAATATCTCCGCTACGATCCTTCTCGCTTTTGGCATGTCCATGGACGCATTTGCTGCTTCCATCGGAAAAGGCGCCACGCTCCACAAACCTAAGTTCTCAGAAGCCCTGCGTACCGGCCTCATTTTTGGTGCTATCGAAACGCTTACGCCGCTTATCGGTTGGGGACTTGGCATGCTCGCCAGCCAGTTCGTGCTGGAGTGGAACCACTGGATTGCCTTCGTACTGCTGGTGTTTCTCGGCGGCCGAATGGTGATTGAAGGTTTTCGCGGCGGTGATGATGAAGACGAGGAACCGCAGCACCGCCACGGGTTCTGGCTGCTGGTCACCACGGCGATTGCCACCAGCCTTGATGCGATGGCCGTCGGCGTCGGTCTGGCATTCCTGCAGGTCAATATTATTGCCACCGCGCTGGCCATCGGCTGCGCAACGCTGATCATGTCCACGCTGGGCATGATGGTCGGACGGTTTATCGGCCCGCTGCTGGGTAAACGCGCCGAGATCCTGGGAGGAATTGTGCTGATTGGCATTGGTGCCCAGATCCTCTGGGCACACTTCGCCGGTTAA
- the rlmA gene encoding 23S rRNA (guanine(745)-N(1))-methyltransferase: MSFSCPLCHAPLTHSDKSYTCPQGHQFDMAKEGYVNLLPVQHKRSRDPGDSAEMMQARRAFLDAGHYLPLRETVAQMLNDILPGSATAMLDIGCGEGYYTARFAGIAREKGALTFGLDVSKVAIRAAAKRYADVTFCVASSHRLPFDDASMDAVIRIYAPCKAEELARVVKPGGWVVTVTPGPRHLMELKGLIYDEVRLHAPHSEQLAGFSLKQEQSVAYEMTLKGEEATALLQMTPFAWRAKPEVWEALAVQSIFNCQTDFSIHVWQRED, translated from the coding sequence ATGTCCTTCAGCTGTCCCCTTTGCCACGCCCCCCTGACGCATTCAGATAAAAGTTATACCTGTCCGCAGGGGCATCAGTTTGATATGGCAAAAGAAGGCTACGTGAATCTTCTGCCGGTGCAGCATAAGCGCTCCCGCGATCCAGGCGACAGTGCAGAGATGATGCAGGCGCGCCGCGCGTTTCTGGATGCCGGGCACTATCTGCCGCTGCGGGAGACCGTCGCGCAGATGCTGAATGACATCCTGCCGGGTTCAGCCACCGCCATGCTCGATATCGGCTGCGGGGAAGGGTACTACACCGCACGCTTTGCCGGGATCGCCCGTGAGAAGGGCGCGTTGACATTCGGTCTTGACGTGTCGAAAGTGGCCATTCGCGCGGCGGCAAAGCGTTACGCGGACGTGACGTTCTGCGTGGCATCCAGCCACCGGCTGCCGTTTGACGATGCCAGCATGGACGCTGTTATCCGCATTTACGCGCCCTGCAAGGCGGAAGAGCTGGCTCGCGTGGTGAAGCCGGGCGGATGGGTGGTCACCGTAACGCCGGGCCCGCGTCATCTGATGGAGCTGAAAGGGCTGATCTACGACGAAGTGCGTCTCCATGCCCCTCATTCTGAACAGCTGGCCGGTTTTAGCCTGAAGCAGGAGCAAAGCGTGGCGTATGAAATGACGCTGAAAGGAGAAGAGGCAACCGCGTTGCTGCAGATGACGCCGTTCGCGTGGCGGGCAAAACCGGAAGTGTGGGAAGCGTTAGCTGTACAATCAATATTTAACTGCCAGACGGATTTCAGTATCCACGTCTGGCAGCGCGAGGATTAA
- the ftsI gene encoding peptidoglycan glycosyltransferase FtsI: protein MKKKLITTAGNFTPARFVLLCLAIFCSLAFLLGRVAWLQIIKPDNLVKQEDMRSLRQLAIDAPRGMIMDREGRPLAVSVPVRAVWADPKTVLAKGGVGIDERWQALASALHLSLGTLSARINANPQGRFIYLARQVDPAQAKWIDKLNLPGINLRDESRRFYPAGHVAANLIGFTNIDGQGIEGVEKSFNAQLTGKAGVRQVREDRYGRVVENLTEVAPAPAHNIQLSIDERLQTITEDALDNAVAWNKAESGASVLINIPTGEILAMASYPDFNPNNREGATINDFRNRAISDTFEPGSTVKPLVLMTALQQGLVQPDSVIDTHPYTLAGHRIRDVGYYPELTMTGILQKSSDTGVSRLSLAMPVQHLIDTYRNFGFGTNTGLGLTGESSGLLPNRKYWSQLDRATFAFGYGLMVTPLQLAHVYATIGGFGLERPLSITRIDPPVIGHRVMPEEIAHEVEHMMESVALPGGGGVKAAVRDYRVAVKTGTAKKIDDSGKYVDKYVAYTAGVAPASDPRFALVVVINDPQNGAYYGGAVSAPVFSEIMGNVLRLENVKPDGLPAGSDHLIVMR, encoded by the coding sequence GTGAAGAAGAAATTGATAACGACCGCTGGCAATTTCACGCCAGCGCGTTTTGTGCTGCTCTGTTTAGCTATTTTTTGTAGTCTGGCTTTTTTGCTGGGCCGCGTTGCCTGGCTGCAAATCATCAAGCCTGACAATCTGGTGAAGCAGGAAGATATGCGCTCCCTTCGCCAGCTGGCGATTGATGCGCCGCGCGGCATGATAATGGATCGCGAAGGTCGCCCCCTGGCGGTGAGCGTGCCCGTCCGGGCCGTCTGGGCCGATCCTAAAACGGTGCTGGCAAAAGGAGGCGTTGGCATTGACGAACGCTGGCAGGCGTTGGCAAGTGCGCTGCATCTCTCCCTGGGCACACTTTCGGCGCGAATCAACGCCAACCCGCAGGGGCGTTTTATTTATCTTGCCCGTCAGGTCGATCCCGCACAGGCAAAGTGGATCGATAAGCTGAATCTGCCCGGCATCAATTTACGCGATGAATCCCGCCGTTTTTATCCTGCCGGCCATGTGGCAGCGAACCTGATTGGCTTCACCAATATTGACGGGCAGGGCATTGAAGGCGTGGAAAAAAGCTTTAACGCGCAGCTGACCGGCAAAGCCGGAGTACGGCAGGTAAGGGAAGACCGCTACGGTCGCGTGGTTGAAAACCTGACGGAAGTGGCGCCCGCGCCGGCGCATAACATCCAGTTAAGTATCGACGAGCGGCTGCAAACCATCACCGAAGATGCGCTCGATAATGCCGTGGCCTGGAACAAGGCCGAGTCTGGTGCATCGGTGCTAATTAATATCCCAACCGGGGAAATACTCGCCATGGCGAGCTATCCGGATTTCAACCCCAATAATCGGGAAGGCGCGACGATAAACGATTTTCGTAATCGCGCCATCAGCGATACGTTCGAACCCGGTTCGACGGTCAAGCCGCTGGTGCTGATGACGGCTCTACAGCAGGGCCTGGTCCAGCCGGACAGTGTGATTGACACTCACCCGTACACCCTTGCCGGGCATCGTATCCGCGACGTGGGCTATTATCCTGAACTGACGATGACCGGGATCCTGCAAAAATCGAGCGACACCGGCGTTTCCCGACTCTCCCTGGCAATGCCTGTCCAGCATCTTATTGATACCTATAGAAACTTTGGGTTTGGCACGAATACGGGGCTTGGCTTAACGGGCGAGAGCTCGGGGCTGTTGCCAAATCGTAAATACTGGAGCCAGCTCGATCGTGCGACCTTTGCCTTCGGCTACGGGCTGATGGTGACGCCGCTCCAGCTGGCGCACGTCTACGCCACGATCGGCGGCTTCGGGCTCGAGCGACCTCTCTCGATTACGCGTATCGATCCACCCGTTATCGGGCACCGCGTCATGCCGGAAGAGATCGCGCACGAGGTGGAGCACATGATGGAGAGCGTTGCGCTGCCCGGCGGCGGGGGCGTTAAGGCCGCCGTTCGTGATTACCGGGTGGCGGTGAAAACCGGTACGGCGAAGAAAATTGACGACAGCGGGAAGTACGTCGATAAATACGTCGCCTATACGGCCGGCGTTGCGCCCGCCAGCGATCCGCGTTTTGCCCTGGTGGTGGTGATTAACGATCCGCAAAATGGCGCCTACTACGGCGGTGCCGTTTCCGCGCCTGTCTTCAGCGAGATTATGGGTAACGTGCTGCGTCTGGAGAATGTGAAACCTGACGGGTTACCGGCGGGCTCCGATCACCTTATCGTTATGCGTTAA
- the cspE gene encoding transcription antiterminator/RNA stability regulator CspE, which translates to MAKIKGQVKWFNESKGFGFITPADGSKDVFVHFSAIQGNGFKTLAEGQNVEFEIQDGQKGPAAVNVTAI; encoded by the coding sequence ATGGCAAAGATTAAAGGTCAAGTTAAGTGGTTCAACGAGTCTAAAGGTTTTGGTTTCATTACTCCTGCTGACGGCAGCAAAGACGTGTTCGTACACTTCTCTGCAATCCAGGGTAACGGCTTCAAAACTCTGGCTGAAGGCCAGAACGTTGAGTTCGAAATTCAGGATGGCCAGAAAGGCCCAGCTGCAGTTAACGTAACTGCTATCTGA